One genomic window of Thermococcus indicus includes the following:
- a CDS encoding type II toxin-antitoxin system VapC family toxin codes for MEVAFFDTSALVKHYHIERGSSIVNELMENYVVAISELAILEMTSALNRRFLSGELTKRKLEWVLERFYSDLENYVVVTISSETISLATSFVLKHGLKTLDSLQLASALKIKDEVSVFVTFDEKLKNAAEKEGFTVLP; via the coding sequence GTGGAGGTAGCGTTTTTTGACACAAGTGCCTTGGTGAAGCATTACCATATCGAACGCGGTAGTTCCATCGTTAACGAGCTCATGGAAAATTACGTTGTTGCTATTTCTGAGCTGGCCATACTCGAGATGACGTCGGCGCTAAACAGGCGGTTTCTCAGTGGGGAACTCACGAAACGAAAGCTTGAATGGGTCCTTGAAAGGTTCTACTCCGACCTTGAAAACTACGTAGTCGTTACAATCTCAAGCGAGACCATAAGCCTTGCGACGTCCTTTGTCCTTAAGCATGGACTTAAAACACTTGATTCTCTCCAGCTGGCTTCCGCGCTGAAGATTAAAGACGAAGTTTCAGTTTTTGTCACATTCGATGAAAAATTGAAAAACGCCGCGGAAAAAGAGGGTTTTACGGTTCTTCCTTGA
- a CDS encoding iron-containing alcohol dehydrogenase, producing the protein MFWLKTRIIEGEGSLARLSDETRGHERVLILSSRSMKRHGFLKEAEDYVKDAGAEVFSIAGLPAEPSVEVIEEFLPKVREFGPDLLVAMGGGSVIDTTKALKVFYDAPELNFEEIAFMDRFSKPKPVPKLRTRLIAIPSTSGAGSEVSGASVLKKGGVKYNIVTPEIAPDVAILDPRLPRTMPAEVARNSGLDVLVHGIEAYTTKAANPFSDAMAIKAIKTVYRWLPLSVRGDEDARERVHYAATMAGIAFLNARLGLCHAMSHKAAWIGPHGLLNAIFLPHVMEFNASKSDYARRRYAEIARELGFQTAKDLVEVVRELNEMLGVPKLSELVDEETFTERVEEMAEKAYRDGLVAFNPVEPKPEEIRELYLKALYGE; encoded by the coding sequence ATGTTCTGGCTGAAGACGAGGATTATTGAAGGTGAGGGCTCCCTCGCAAGGCTATCGGATGAGACCAGAGGCCACGAGCGCGTTCTCATACTTTCCTCACGCTCGATGAAGAGGCACGGCTTCCTGAAGGAGGCTGAGGACTACGTGAAGGATGCCGGAGCGGAGGTCTTCTCGATAGCCGGCCTTCCGGCGGAACCTAGTGTCGAGGTTATAGAGGAGTTCCTGCCAAAGGTGCGGGAGTTCGGGCCGGACCTGCTCGTGGCCATGGGAGGAGGCAGTGTCATCGACACGACGAAAGCCCTTAAGGTCTTCTACGATGCCCCGGAGCTGAACTTCGAGGAGATAGCCTTCATGGACCGGTTTTCAAAGCCTAAGCCCGTTCCCAAGCTGAGGACGAGGTTAATAGCGATACCCTCGACGAGCGGAGCCGGAAGCGAGGTTTCTGGAGCGAGCGTGCTGAAGAAGGGTGGAGTAAAGTACAACATAGTCACCCCAGAGATAGCGCCCGACGTGGCTATACTCGACCCCAGGTTACCGAGGACGATGCCCGCTGAAGTCGCAAGGAATTCCGGCCTCGACGTCCTCGTCCACGGGATAGAAGCGTACACGACAAAGGCAGCAAATCCCTTCAGCGACGCCATGGCGATTAAGGCCATAAAGACCGTTTACCGGTGGCTTCCGCTGTCGGTTAGAGGTGATGAGGATGCTCGGGAGAGGGTTCACTACGCGGCGACGATGGCTGGAATAGCTTTCCTTAACGCACGCCTCGGCCTCTGCCACGCGATGAGCCACAAAGCGGCATGGATTGGCCCTCACGGCCTGCTCAACGCGATATTCCTCCCCCATGTGATGGAGTTCAACGCGAGCAAAAGCGACTATGCGAGGAGGCGCTACGCTGAGATAGCGAGGGAGCTTGGCTTCCAGACCGCGAAGGACCTGGTCGAGGTGGTGAGGGAGCTCAACGAGATGCTCGGCGTTCCGAAGCTGAGCGAACTGGTCGATGAGGAGACTTTCACCGAGAGGGTCGAGGAGATGGCCGAGAAGGCCTACCGCGACGGGCTTGTGGCATTCAACCCCGTCGAGCCAAAACCTGAGGAGATAAGGGAGCTCTATTTGAAGGCCCTCTACGGGGAGTGA